CTGGAATCCCCAGGAAGGCCTGCTCTGGTTCACCGAGCTAGCGCATGCGGAAGCCGATGGGATCGCCTGGATGGGTTCCGCGGTCTTGGTGGGACAATCATGGTCGATCGGTGCGGAGATCTGGTTCTACATCGTTTCACCCTTGTTCGTCTTCCTGCCACGCCTCTGGCTCAAGATCGCCGTCTGGGCCGCCTTGGGCTATCTGACCTTCCACATGCAGGAAAACCATCCCCGCGTTTCCCATTTCTTCTGGCCCGGGCTCTTCAGCTATTTTGCCACCGGTGCCTTGCTCTTCGAAGTCTACTTGGCCTTGAGCTTGGGAGAACGTTCTGCACGATGGGGCACCGCGGTGCGATCCCTGATCCACGCCTCCCCGCTCATCTGGGTTCTCGCCCTTCCCCTCGCCGGCGTCTCGCTGCCAAGCTGGGGAGAATATCTGGTCGCCGCGCTGACGATCCCCTTTCTCTTTGCCGCCACGCAGAGGAACCGCGTGGACCGGGCCGTGGGAGAGCTTTCCTACGGGATCTATCTGAACCACATGCTGGTGATCTCGGTCGCCGCGGTGCTCTTCAAGAAGGCGGACCTGCCGGACTTCTCCTTTGTCCCCTTCGTGGTCGTGGCCAGCCTCGTCTTCGCTTGGGCTACCTACCGGCTCATCGAAAAGCCGATCGAGCGGCTTCGCAGCCGAATCGCGGCCAAGGCCACCAAGCCTGCGATTCAGGGATCCCTCGGAAGCATCTAGCCGCGAGCCCCCACCCCGCGTCTTCCCACTCATGACCAAGGTCTCCATCTGCATCCCCTGCCACAATGCTGCGGCTTATGTCGCGGCAGCGCTGGATTCGGTGCTGGCACAGACTTGGCCCAGCATCGAGATCATCGTGGTCAATGACGGCTCGACCGATGACAGCGCGGCAATCCTCGACCGCTATCTGCCAAAGGGGGTCCGCGTGATTCATGAGCGCATGGGCAGCGCTGCGAAGGCGCGCAACCGGGCAGCCGCGGAGGCGACCGGAGATTTCATCAAGTTCTTCGATGCCGATGACCTCCTCTCACCGGCTCACATCGAACTGCAAATGAAGCGTCTCGCCGGACGATGCGATGCCATCGCCGTCTCGGAATGGGGCCGCTTTTACGATGACGATCCGTCGACCTTCCGCCCGAATCCCCAAAGCGTGTGGCGCGACATGGAAGGGACCGAGTGGCTGGTCGAGGCACTCCATGATGCACGTCCGATGATGCAGCCCGGGATGTTCCTGATTCCACGCGCGATCCTTGAAGCAAGCGGTGGCTGGGATGAGGAACTCTCCCTGATCGATGACTTCGAGTTCTTCAGCCGCACCTTGAGCCACGCCAAGGAATCCCTCTTCACTCCCGGTGCTGTCCTCTACTACCGCTCCGGCATCAGTGGCAGCCTGAGCGGCCGGAAGAGCCGCAAGGCCGTGGAGAGCGCTTACCACTCCCTGCTCCGCGGCACCGGACATCTGCTGTCCCGGCGCAGCGACAAGGCGGCACGTCTCTCCTGCGCGAATGTCCTGCAAGACTTCATCTACACCTACTATCCGGAGCACGCGGATCTGAGGGCCACCCTCCAGGACCGCATCGCGGAACTCGGTGGGAGCAATCTTTCACCCGACGGCCCGCCCCGCTTCCAACAGCTG
This portion of the Luteolibacter luteus genome encodes:
- a CDS encoding acyltransferase family protein; the protein is MGLLRITLAIAVVLAHLQLGRSYMISGGQSVKVFFMISGFYMAMILKQKYGFHRRGLSDFAKNRFLRLYPLYLFIFAASIMWYQICVVATAGATPEPLLLEFSKAVPVLNSAWVWLVNLGLVGTDIPSLAHWNPQEGLLWFTELAHAEADGIAWMGSAVLVGQSWSIGAEIWFYIVSPLFVFLPRLWLKIAVWAALGYLTFHMQENHPRVSHFFWPGLFSYFATGALLFEVYLALSLGERSARWGTAVRSLIHASPLIWVLALPLAGVSLPSWGEYLVAALTIPFLFAATQRNRVDRAVGELSYGIYLNHMLVISVAAVLFKKADLPDFSFVPFVVVASLVFAWATYRLIEKPIERLRSRIAAKATKPAIQGSLGSI
- a CDS encoding glycosyltransferase family 2 protein, translating into MTKVSICIPCHNAAAYVAAALDSVLAQTWPSIEIIVVNDGSTDDSAAILDRYLPKGVRVIHERMGSAAKARNRAAAEATGDFIKFFDADDLLSPAHIELQMKRLAGRCDAIAVSEWGRFYDDDPSTFRPNPQSVWRDMEGTEWLVEALHDARPMMQPGMFLIPRAILEASGGWDEELSLIDDFEFFSRTLSHAKESLFTPGAVLYYRSGISGSLSGRKSRKAVESAYHSLLRGTGHLLSRRSDKAARLSCANVLQDFIYTYYPEHADLRATLQDRIAELGGSNLSPDGPPRFQQLRKLVGWRLARRVQLVRDRQRVAP